From the genome of Bubalus bubalis isolate 160015118507 breed Murrah chromosome 2, NDDB_SH_1, whole genome shotgun sequence, one region includes:
- the KCNK16 gene encoding potassium channel subfamily K member 16, whose translation MPRTGLCSRWGGRVLPLLLAYVCYLLLGATIFQLLEKQAESQSRDRFQFEKLRFLENYTCLDQQAVEQFVQVIMEAWVKGVNPKGNSTNPSNWDFGSSFFFAGTVVTTIGYGNLAPSTEAGQVFCVFYALVGIPLNVVFLNHLGTGLRAHLTMLERWEDQPRRSQLLQTLGLALFLALGTLLILILPPMIFSHVEGWSFSEGFYFAFITLSTIGFGDYVVGTDPSKHYLSVYRSLAAIWILLGLAWLALVLPLGPLLLHRCSQLWLLGRGLGLKEGGAPETNGLPRPQKIPISA comes from the exons ATGCCCCGCACCGGGCTCTGCAGCCGCTGGGGCGGCCGGGTGCTGCCCCTGCTCCTGGCCTACGTCTGCTACCTGCTGCTCGGCGCCACCATCTTCCAGCTGCTGGAGAAGCAGGCAGAGTCTCAGTCCAGGGACCGGTTCCAGTTCGAGAAGCTGCGCTTCCTGGAGAACTACACCTGCCTGGACCAGCAGGCCGTGGAGCAGTTTGTGCAG GTCATCATGGAAGCCTGGGTGAAGGGCGTGAACCCCAAAGGCAACTCCACCAACCCCAGCAACTGGGACTTCGGCAGCAGTTTCTTCTTTGCGGGCACGGTCGTCACCACCATAG GATATGGGAATCTGGCGCCCAGCACAGAGGCAGGCCAGGTCTTCTGTGTCTTCTACGCCCTGGTGGGCATCCCGCTCAATGTGGTCTTCCTCAACCACCTGGGCACAGGGCTGCGTGCCCACCTGACCATGCTGGAGAGGTGGGAGGACCAGCCCAGACGCTCCCAG CTGCTGCAGACCCTGGGCCTGGCCCTCTTCTTGGCACTGGGGACGCTGCTCATTCTCATCTTGCCGCCCATGATCTTCAGCCACGTGGAGGGCTGGAGCTTCAGCGAGGGCTTCTACTTTGCCTTCATCACCCTCAGCACCATCGGCTTCGGGGACTATGTTGTCG GCACGGACCCCAGCAAGCATTACCTCTCGGTGTACCGGAGTCTGGCAGCTATCTGGATCCTCCTGGGCCTGGCATGGCTGGCACTGGTCCTCCCACTGGGCCCCCTGCTTCTGCACCGGTGCTCCCAGCTCTGGCTTCTAGGCAGAGGCCTCGGTCTCAAGGAAGGGGGAGCCCCCGAGACCAATGGGCTCCCTAGACCTCAGAAGattcccatctctgcatga